The nucleotide sequence AGCAGGCCCTGCGCATCTTACTTTTATCTTACAGAAAGATACTTTCACTCTTTAGCGTGACAAGGTTTTTCCTGTAAGAGAACAAAGCGGACAGGTCCGCAGGGGCTCCCTGAATCCCTCAATCATGAGGGACCTGGACGGTTTGCTGCGCCGAGCACAATTGCGAAGCAATATTTTCCTCCTGTGCGAGTGCGCATATTATTTTTTATCTTACAGGAAGACACTTTCACTCTTTAGCGTGACAAGGTCTTTCCTGTAAGGTAAAAAACTGCCCCGGAACCATCATGGCTCCGGGGCAGCGGCGTGTTGGGGAACACTTATTTATACGGGAAAGCATGCGTTCACTACAAATGTAAGAATGAAAATAGCACATGCCGGACCGTCAATATGGGAATCTTCTCCGCTGTTAATCAGCTTGCCTTCCATATCACAGATAAGAGCGGAAACGGTACCGAATACAACGCTCATGAACAGAGCAAAATAAAGATTTCCTGTGCTGGCATAAGACTGCACTGCCGCCTCAGCCGCAATAATCACAATATGATGGCATCCATAATATGCGTGTCCCATGGTGGCAAACACAAGACCGATGGCCGCAATACCAAAAATCATCTGGGGATAACATCCGCCAAAGGCCTCTACCGGAAATCCGGCTGAAACAGCGGCAACGAAAAGTCCTCCTACCATAATGCTGTAACCTATTCCGATTACAATCGTTGCAGATAATGCTTTGCCTTTGCTTATTGTTTCCGTTCCTGTCCTCAGTTTGCCTCCGAACACAAGGCGGACCAGGATTGCGGACAGGAAAACGGTAATTCCAGGCGCGTCCGTAATCAGACGGTTGGAGATGGTTCCTGCAAAAAGATTTGCAACTACCAGTTCTTTAAAGAGACATCCGATTACGCCGAATACTCCGCCCACCAGCAGTACACTGGCGTCATTTAATCCGGCCAGCGGAGTTGTAATATCCGCTCCGTTTTCCAGAATCCCTTTTTTCCTGGCGAATGCGGAGCCTGCTACCGCCCCGGCAAATGCGATATGGGGGCCGAAAAACGGTCCGAATGCGAAATAATTCAACAAAAGGTCAGATGCTTCCCCTGCACCGCACATCCCGGCTGCAGAACCCAAAATGGAAAATACACCTGTCAGAATAAACGCCGGCACACCTCCGATGGCCGCTGCAAATACACCTCCGCCAAAAGCGGCAATTACATATAAAATACTAATCATACTTTTACCTCCTCTTTTGCATACACTTTTCCCACTACATTGCGTTTCTGAGTTTTCTTACATTTTCTGAAATATTTCCTTCGAATATGGAGGAGCCGGCCACAAAAGTATCTGCTCCGCATTCTGCAATACTTCCGATGTTTAAGGGATTTACACCCCCGTCCACTTCCACTCTGACCGGCAGCCCTTCTTCTTCAATCATGTTCCGCAGCATACGGATTTTCCGGTCGCAACAGGTTATATATTTCTGTCCCCCGTATCCGGGATTCACTGTCATCTGCAGCACCATGTCCAGATCAGAAAGCAGATACCTGACGGTTTCCGGGGATGTTGCAGGATTCAGCGCCACCGCAGCCTTTTTTCCGCAGGCGCGAATCTGCTGAACAACCCGATGCAGATGCACACAGGCCTCCGCGTGAACACAGATGATATCCGCTCCCGCCGCTGCAAATTTTTCGATATGCCGCCCTGGTTCTTCTACCATCAGATGTACGTCGAATACCGCGTCTGTCAGAGACCGCAGAGACGTCACCACAGGAAGCCCAAAAGAAATCTCCGGTACGAACCTGCCGTCCATAACATCAATATGTATATAGTCCACCCCCGCTTTTACTGCTTCCAGAACGTCTTTTCCAAGTTCCGCAAAATCTGCGGACAGCACAGACGCCGCCAACACCTTTTTCACAATTGTTTCCTCCCTGTGGTTTTCCTGATTTCACCGTTACATTTCAGCCTTCTATATCATGAATCATACCGACTCTTTTTTCATGGCGTCCATTTCCTTCATATTCTGCTTCCAGCCATGCGGTTACAATGGCCTTTGCTGTTTCCGCCCCCACAATCCGGGCTCCAAACGCAATGATATTCGTATTGTTATGTTCTTTGGTAAGCCTTGCTGTCACCGGCTCGCTGCAGACGACAGCCCTTACCCCTTTTACCTTGTTTGCGGCAATGGAAATCCCTGCTCCGGTTCCGCAGATAAGTACGCCGGCGTCCACCTCTCCTTCTGCCACTGCCCTGCCGACACGTGCTCCGTAGACAGGATAGTCGCAGCTTTCTGTGGTATCTGTTCCGTAATTGATAACCCTGCAGCCCTTTTCCTCCAGAAATTTCTGAATTTCCTGCTTCAGCTCCACTGCTGCATGATCATTCCCGATACCGATTACCTTTGCCATGTTCCTGCTCCTTTCACCCTGCCTGCGCAAGACTGTTATGTTCCACGGTCTTATGAACCACAGTTTTCATCTGAGGCCAGGTCTCCATGTAACGTTCCATATAGAACTGGTATTCTTTATGGGCTTCCTCATTGGGAATATATTTCCGGTCAATACGCACCATCTTTTCTGCAGCTTCCTCAAAATCTTTGAAGATTCCTGCTCCTACCCCTGCAATCATACAGTCTCCCAGACAGCCTGCACTCTGATTTTCCACGGTAGTATACATGGGAACTCCGATAATATCCGCATGCATCTGCATCCAGAAAGGAGATGTTGCCAGACCGCCGCAGGCATAAATTTCATTCACCTCGTATCCCGCGTTTTTCATGCTGACAATACAGTGGTTTGCACCATAGGCAACTCCCTCAAACACGGCTCTCGCCATATGAGCTGTCGTTGTTCCAATGGACAGTCCCCAGAACATGCCTCTCGCTTTGGAATCGGAATAAGGGGCGCGGTTCCCCTGAAAATAATCCATCATCACCAGTCCTTCGCTTCCGATTGGAACTTCCGATGCTTTTTCAGAAATCAGGTCATAAATATTCATCTCTCTGTTTATTGCTTCTTCCATCCAGGAACCTGGAAGCAGGTTATTCCGGAACCAGGTCAGAATGGAGCCTGCCGCTGTCTGACCGCCTTCCAGAAGGCTGGTTCCCTCATACATACAGTTGGGATACGTCCCGTTCACACCTGCTTCATGAAAATCTTCCGGAGAAAGCCCCAGCAGACAGGTGGACGTTCCGCCAATCAGCGTCATGCCATTCGGTTTTACACCGCCCACGCCAAACATACATGCGTTGCAGTCTGCCGTTCCCTGTACCACAATTGTTTTTTCGCTCAGGCCAAACTCTCTGGCAGCCTCCGGGCTGACCGGCCCGATGACCTCGCCCACACGAAGGATTTCTTCCGGGAATTTTTCCACCATGTCATCCAGGCCGCAGGCATGATAGAAGTCCAGCGGATATCCTCCGTTGGCGTCATCATAATGCCAGCGGAATGCGGCAATAGACATGCAGACCGTTTTTTTGCCTGTCAGCTTCCAGTTCATCCAGTCTTCAAACTCAAACAGCGTTTTGGTTTTCGCCCAGTTTTCCGGTTCATGCTTTTTCATCCACATGCATTTTGGAACCATAATATCCGCCCGGCTGTTAGGCTTGTAAAATCTTGTGGCCGCATATTTATCTCCCAGCCTGTCAATTTCCGCCGCTTCTTCCGTAGCGCGGACATCCATCCACAGAATCGGAGTGCGCACCGTTTCGTCGTTCTCATCCAGAAAAACAATGGTATTGGTTGTGGCGTCACAGGTCAGTGCGACAATATCCTCCACATCCACGCCGGCTTTTTTGATACATTCCGGTATGGCCTTTTTGAGGGCCTCCCACCAGCCCCTGTCGTCCTGCTCTGCCCATCCGTTTCTCGGATAGGTGGTAGCATACTCCTGAATATCATAGGCCCGGTTCTGGCCTCTCAGATCAAACAGCGCCACCCGCACGCTTCCTGTTCCTGCATCAATCCCCATTAAATATTTTGCCATTTCCTTTCTCCTTTCGCTTTTGCACCTCTATATAAAGGCCTGCTGTCCGGCAGGCCCTGTGGCCTTCTCTGCCGTGAAAGTCAGCAGCTTTCACAGTATGGTTTTTATTTCTCTGTAAATCCCCTTACCATCCAGTCCGTATTTTTCAATCAGCTTCGCCGCCGGGCCGGATTCCCCATATACATCGTTGATACCAATCCGCTTTATTTTTGCCGGATGTTTTTCGCTCAGCACTTCGCACACTGCCCCTCCAAGGCCTCCAATGACTGAGTGCTCTTCCACAGTGACAATTTTTCCGGTTTCTTCTGCCGCCCGAATCAGAATTTCTTCATCCAGAGGCTTGATGGTATGTATATTAATAACTCTTACAGAAATGCCTTCTGCTGCAAGAAGGTCTGCCGCATCCAGTGCGGAACTTACACAGAGTCCGGTCGCTACAATCGTCAAATCCGTACCCTCCCGCAGAACCACTCCTTTTCCAATTTCAAATCTGTAATCGGGGTTATCATTAATCACCGGAACAGCAAGCCGTCCGAATCTCAGATACACCGGGCCTTCCAGTTCATAAGCCGCTTTCACTGCCGCTTTTGCTTCCACATCGTCCGCCGGACTGATAATGGTCATTCCGGGAATGGTCCGCATCAGGGCAATGTCTTCGTTGCACTGATGGGTAGCCCCGTCTTCTCCCACGGAAATTCCTGCATGGGTAGCTCCGATTTTTACATTCAGATGGGGATAACCAATGGAATTACGTATCTGTTCAAAGGCCCGTCCTGCGGCAAACATGGCAAAACTGCTGGCAAAGGGTACCATTCCTGCCGCGGCGATTCCTGCCGCCACACCCATCAGATTGGATTCTGCAATTCCGCAGTCGAAAAAACGTTCCGGAAAGGCTTTTTTAAATGTCCCTGTTTTCGTAGCGGCTGCAAGGTCCGCATCCAGAACCACCACATCCTCATGCTCTCTGCCCAGTTCCACAAGGGCTTCCCCATAACTGACCCTGGTGGCAATCTTCTTTACTTCTGACATAATGCTTCCCCCGCTTTCTTCAGTTCTTCCATGGCTGTCTCATACTGCCCGTCATCTGGCGCAGTTCCGTGCCAGGACACCTGGTTTTCCATAAAAGAAACGCCTTTGCCCTTTACGGTTTTTGCTATGATAGCAGTGGGAACGCCTCTGGTCTCCCTGGCTTCCCGAAAAGCTGCCTCAAGCTGCGCAAAATCATTTCCATCTGCCACATTAATCACATGGAACTGAAAAGATTCAAATTTTTTATCTATGGGATATGGTGAATTTACTTCTTCCACAGGCCCGTCAATCTGGAGTCCGTTGTTGTCCACAATTACCACCAGATTATCCAGTTTTTTGGCAGCGGCAAACATGGCTGCTTCCCATACCTGACCTTCTTCCAGTTCACCGTCTCCCAGAAGGGTATATACCCGGTAAGACTTTTTCTGCAGCTTTCCGGCAAGAGCCATGCCGCAGGCTGCGGAAATCCCCTGTCCCAGAGAGCCGCTGGACATGTCAATGCCGGGCGTATGCTGTCTGCAGGGATGTCCCTGCAAATGAGAACCAATCTGACGCAGTGTCAGAAGGTCTTCTACCGGAAAATACCCTTTCTGTGCCAGCGCCGCGTAGAGTCCCGGCGCCGTATGGCCTTTTGACAGGACAAAGCGATCCCGTTCCGGGTCTTTGGGACATTCCGGATTCACATTCATTTCCGCAAAATACAGATATGTAAAAATCTCTGCGGCAGACAGGGAGCCGCCCGGATGTCCCGCCTTTGCTGCATGAACGCTCTCGATAATGCCTTTTCTCACTTCGTTTGCCATTTTCTGAAGTTCTAATCTGTTCATACCATCCTCCTGCACGCTTATGCCCCAAAAACAGCCCGGTAATCTTCCTGGAATTTTACTATTCCCGCATCTGTCAGAGGGTGTTTCGTCATGGTTTCGATTACTTTATAAGGAACGGTTGCAATATCTGCGCCGGCAAGGGCACAGTCCGTCACATGGATGGGGTTGCGCACACTGGCTGCAATAATCTGCGTCTCAATTCCCGCAATTTTAAAAATCTGCGCGATTTCCTGAATCAGATCCACGCCCCGGACATTGATGTCGTCCAGACGTCCCAGGAACGGAGATACATAAGTAGCTCCCGCTCTGGCTGCCAGGAGAGCCTGATTTGCATGGAATACCAGAGTCACATTTGTTTTGATTCCTTCGGCAGTCAGGGCTTTGCAGGCTTTCAGCCCTTCGGCGGTCATGGGAATTTTCACTACCATGTTGGGATGGATTTTTGCAATTTCCCGGCCTTCCGCAATCATGCCTTCCGCGTCCGTAGTGGTGGCTTTTACCTCTCCGCTGATGGGCCCGTCCACAATTCCCGCAATCTCTGCAATAACTTCTTTAAAATCCCGGCCTTCCTTTGCAATCAGGGAAGGATTGGTGGTAACGCCGCAAATCACTCCCATGTCATTGGCTTTTTTAATATCTTCCACATTGGCAGTATCAATAAAAAATCTCATGGTTACGCCCCCTTTTCAAAATCAACAATTCTCTGTACTTTGTCTCCGGATCTTCCGTTCTCATCAAAGGTACAGGACAGATATTCTTTTACCATCATTTTTGCAAGCTGGATACCTACCACCTGAGCTCCCATGGTAATAATATTGGCGTGGTTGGAAAGTTCCGCCCGCTGGGCCTGATACACATCATGAATGCAGGCTGCATATGCGCCTTTCACCTTGTTAGCCGCAATGGAAACCCCGATTCCTGTTCCGCATACCACAATTCCACGGTCGAATTCTTTTGCAGCTACCGCCTGGGCACATTTTATGGCTACGTTCGCGTAAATGGGATCTTCGCTTCCGAAATCTGTCACCTCATGGCCAAGCTCTTTTACATATTCCATCAGTTCCTCTTTAAATTCTGCGGCGTTTGGGTCGCAGCCGAATACTATTTTCATATTTTTTCCTCCATAAATGCTTCGCATTGCTTCCTTTCTGGAAATGCTTCGCATTTGCCTTCTTCCCTCAAAATGCTTCGCATTGCCTTCTTCCTACAAATAATTTTTCATTTCTCCCAGTGAATCATAGATACAGGTGGGCACTGTGCCCGATTCTTCTACCGTCTGCATGGTGGCTTCCCCGGTCAGCACCAAAAATCCTTTTGCCCCGTTGTTTACACCTGTAGCTACATCTGTATACAGGCGATCGCCTACAAAAGCAATTTCTTCTGTGTGATACCCCGTAATCTCCGTAATCATATCTACGGTTTCTTTCCAGGGTTTTCCCAGAAACCGGGGCTCAATTCCGGTGGATTCCGTAATCAGCCTGCACATGGCTCCGCAGTCCGGCATAAATCCATATTCCGTAGGACAGTTGGTATCCATGTGGGTGGCGATAAAGGGAACTCCATTGCGGACATAGTGACAGATTTTATCCAGCTTTTCATAAGTCAGCGTCGTGTCAAAGCTCTGTACCGCCACATCGGGATTTTCCTCCACAAGATGGATGCCCCGCTGCTGCCAGTTTTCTTCCAGAAGGGGCGTGCCATTCAGATATACGCTCGCTCCCGGATAATTTACTTCCAGAAATTCTGCGCAGACGTCTCCGGCTGTCACAATTTTATCTTCCGTCACATCCAGCCCCAGCTTATGGAGCTTTTCCACATATATGGAAGGTACCTTGGAAGCATTGTTGGTAAAGAAAATATAATCGCGGTCTTCCATCTTTTCCACAGCCCGGATAAATTCCAGAGAACCTTCAATCATCCGATCCCCCAGGTAAACCGTACCGTCCATATCCAGAACAAACAGTTTTACTCCTTTCAGAGCATCTTTTTTCTTCATCATAAGTCTGCCCTCTTATCCATAAATTTCTTTTGTAATCTTCTCTGCGATTTCTTCCAGACGTCCCTTTTCTTTCGCATACTGCAGGATGGAATAACGGGGACGTACTTTCCACCCTTCCAGAAGGCTCTGATGGAACAAATCGCGCTCAATGCCGATTTCCTTCGGGTCTGCCGGTGCGCCTCCTTTTCTCAGCAGTTCCTCAATCTCCTGATGAGACGGACAGAGCCGGGCAGTTCCTTCCGGCAGCATATCTTTCATTTCCTCGAAAAATCTTGCAATCACCGGTGTTGCAACCCCCACCTGAATGCCATGATGATTGGGATTCAGGCCTCTGGCAATAAAATCCATTTCCCAGAAATGGGACAGCATATGTTCCGCACCGGAAGCCGGCCTTGACATATTTACAAGGGCCATGGCCACTCCGGTCAGGGTCAGCGCCTCCAGCAACGCTCCCAGAGCTTCCGCATCTCTCGTCTTCAGTCCTGCCGCCTTTGAGAAGCATTTGTCCAGCGCCCGGTTTACCAGTTCCACGCAGGTATCGCAGCGGTAATCGTTGTTGGCTTTCACTGCCAGATCCCAGTCCACAATTGCAGTGATTTTTCCCACCACATCGCCGAATCCTGCCTGAATCAGATCATCGGGAGCAGTCTGTAAAATATCTGTGTCGCCAATCAGTCCGTAAGTCAGATGAGCGTCATAGGAATATTTATATCCGGCGGAAATCAGCGGCGCTCCGTCTGCCACGTATCCGTCCATGGAAGGCGCGGTAGCTACAATGATATAGGGCAGCCCGGTACGTGAAGTTACATATTTTACGGAATCATTGATGACACCGGACCCCACTGCAATCATCAGTTTCACATCCGGATCCTGTTCCTGCAGAATCCGCCCCACCACGGATTCATCGGGAATCAGAATATCATCGCCGGAATCAAACAACAGCTCTTTCAGATGGAATCCGTCATTTTTCAGAAGTTCCACCGCTTTCTGTCCTGCCACCTTATATGTATTCTGGTCAAAGACAACCAGAATTTTTTCATTTTTGAAAGGTGCTGCCACTTTCGGCAGTTCCTCTATGGCTCCTTTTCGGATGACCATATCATGGACGCTGAAATTGTGATGGCGGCCGCAGGAACAGTCAAATTCTGTCCGGGGCATTTCGTTAATGCTCATGTTTAAAATCTCGTTCATAGTCTACCTCCTCCTGGTACTGACCAGCGGCTTTCTTTTTTCTTTCTCTGGAAAGCCGGTAATCGGGTGTTTTGCATTTCATGGCCATATCATAGTTCCCCGCCCAGTTTTTGTCAATAGATTTTCCGCATATATATTTACATTATTTCACTTTTTATACTATTTTTATTTATTTTATCTTATTTATTTCATTTTATTTTTACATATGTAAATATATTTTATTTTTCTCTCTGTTCTTCGCGTATTCTGTTCAGACGCTTCATCACATCATTTGCGCCCTTTCCAAAATATTCGTGAAGTGTCACATATTCCATGTAAAGCCTGTCATAAACTGCTGCATTTTCCGGATTTGGCGTATAAACTTTTTCATGAAGTTTTCCGATTTTCCGGGCTATATCACTGGCGTTTTTATATCCGGTCACTTCTTCTCCTGCCGCTGCAATGCCAAGAATGGCTGCTCCCAGAGCACTGGCCTGGGTGCTTGCAGAAACCCTGATACTGCGTTTGCAGATGTCAGAATACACCTGAACCAGCATACTGTTTTTCACCGGTATTCCGCCGCTTAACACAACGGAATCCACCTTTACCCCTGCTTTTTCAAAGGATTCTATAATCATTCTGGTTCCGTAAGCTGTGGCTTCTATTAAGGCCAGATAGATTTCTTCCGGTTTTGTCAGAAGATTCATGCCCATAATCAGCCCGTTCAGGTTAAAATCCATCAATGGAGAGCGAACCCCGTTAAACCAGTCAAGGGCCACCAGCCCGCTCTGACCGGCCTTATATCCTTCCAGTTTCTGTGTTAATAACTGATGAACGGAAATTCCTTTATCTCTTGCTTCCAGCCAGTAGCTTTCCGGCACGCAGTTATCCACAAACCAGGCAAAATGATCTCCAACGCAGCACTGGCCTGCTTCATATCCAAAATATCCGGGCATAATTCCGTCTTTTACCAGACCGCCGACTCCCTCAATACCCGCTTCTATCTCGGAAAGCATCATATGGCAGGAGGAGGTTCCCACAATAATCATCATTTCACCCGTTTTTCCGATTCCGCATCCGGGCAGCGAGGCATGGGCGTCAATAATGCCGGTGCCCACAGGGGTTCCTTCCAGCAGCCCCATCCGTTCTGCCATGGACGGACAGAGATATCCCGCTGTTTCTCCAATGGATTTGACAGGGGCATTCATTTTTTCTTCCACAAAATTTTCCATGGCCGGATCCAGCGCCCGAAAAAATTCTCTGGTGGGATATCCGGTATCATGGCGGTAAAAGGCCTTATATCCCGCGCCGCAGGCGCTTCTGGTTTCCACCCCGGTCATTTTCCAGATCACCCAGTCCAGGGCCTCCATCATTCCGTCAGCCTGTTTGTATACTTCCGGCGCATTGCGCAGGGTCTCAAGGACTTTGGGAATCATCCACTCGCTGGAAACCTTTCCGCCGTATAAATCAATCCACTTTTCACCGCGTTCTTTAATCACCTGGTCGATGAACTGTGCCTCCTGTTCTGCCCCGTGATGTTTCCACAGTTTGACATATGCATGAGGCTCATTCTTAAATTCTTCCAGCTGACACATGGGGGTCATGTCGCTTTTCACCGACATAACCGTAGAAGAAGTAAAATCAACGCCGATGCCCACCACTTCCTCCGGAAAAATTTCTTTCTGGGAAACAACAGATTTCACCGTTGCAATCAGTCCGTCCAGATAATCCTGCGGGTCCTGCAGGGCCCACCCCGGCGCCAGTGCGGCTCCCGACGGAATCCGTTCTTCCATCACCCCGTGAGGATACTCATACACGCTGCTGGCAACTTCTTCCCCTGTGTTGATATCCACCAGCAGAGATCTGACTGACAATGTTCCATAATCCACTCCAATTGCATATTTACCCATAATTCTTCTCCTTTTGTATGTATTCTTATCACCATTCAGAATCCTGCCGGAGCCTGACAGACCTGTCCGGGACTCAGCAGCTCTTCTGAAAATATGTTTCCATATCATCTGCGTATTGTTCCAGCAGCCCCAGATCCCACAGAATCTGCAGGATTGTGAAACGGTTCCGCACTTCTTTGGCAAGGATAATCCCGTCTTTTACCTGTTTCATGGAAATTCCAATCTGCTGGGGGGTAACAGGCGCGCCAGGTTCTTCCAGCATCTGTCTCATTTCTTCCGAGTCAGGAAGTTCTTCCGAAATCAGCGAAACCAGCTCCGGCCACACTTCTTCCAGCCGTTCCAGACGCTTCAGACGTTTCCTCTGGCTGTTTTTCCCGCATTCTTCTTCCAGTGCAAGGATTCCCTCTGCAGCGTCCTTATAACATTCACATACTTTTGCTTTCCAGGCATCTTTGTCAAATTCCAGCTCTTTCAGAGCGGAAAAGTCCACCTTTTCCTGTGCCAGCCTGCGGTACATGTTCAGTACCGTCAGAAGGCCGACCCCAACCTTGATTCCGTGCAGGACCGGCTTCTTTCCTTCCATCTGGAACTGCATTTCCCAGTAATGTGAAAGATGGTGCTCACTGCCGGAAGCCGGACGGGAATTGCCCACAAAGCTCATGGCCACTCCGGTAAGGACCAGTGCTTCTGTGATTGCTTTTACGGCCTCCGGATTTCTGTCTTTGATCCGGCTGCTCTGTTCTGCCACAACTGTCACCGCCTGCCTTACCATATCCGCAATTTTTTCACAGTAATATTCCCCTTCAATCAGATGAGCCATTTTCCAGTCCATCAGGCAGGTGTATTTTCCAAGGATATCTCCAAGCCCTGCCACAATCATTTCCATGGGCGCCTGTGAAAGCACTTCCGTATCTCCGATAATGGCCACCGGCACATGGGCGTCATAAGTTGTCTTCACATGGTTTGTAATCAACGCCGCCCCCACGGAAGCAAAGCCGTCCATGGAAGGAGCTGTTGCACAGACCATATAGTCCACTCCAACCTGGAAGCTGATAAATTTACAGAGGTCATTCAAAGTCCCTGAACCCACAGCAAGTATCAGGTCTGTTTTTCCTGGAAACGCTGTTATTACCGTTCCTGCCGCCTTTTCATCCGGAACCAGTTCTTTTTCCTGAATAACCAGGTACTTATGGTCAATCCCCCTGCTGCAAAGCAGCTCTTCCACTGCTTTTCCGGCTGCCTCCCAGGTATTCACATCACATACCATGAAGACATGTGCGTAGCCCATTTCCTGAATAAGGCCCGGAAGCCTCTTAAGGGCTCCTTTCTCAATATCAATTTTTTTCAGCATCGTTCTGTGTTCATGGCCGCAGCTGCATGCCATGGGTTTTCCAAGATACTGCTCTAACTGAATGGATTGTGTCATTTCTCTTTCCTCCTGTAACATTTTCAGTACGTCAAACTGACTTGTCTGTTGTTGTTTTGTATTATATATAAAAAATTCTTACCGTCAACATGCACAAAAACCCTTGATTACTAATCATTTTTATTATATAATTAAACAAAATTTTGATTAACAGGGAAGTGTTTCCATTTTATCCAAAATAAGGACTTTTG is from Lachnospiraceae bacterium JLR.KK002 and encodes:
- a CDS encoding HAD-IIA family hydrolase; its protein translation is MMKKKDALKGVKLFVLDMDGTVYLGDRMIEGSLEFIRAVEKMEDRDYIFFTNNASKVPSIYVEKLHKLGLDVTEDKIVTAGDVCAEFLEVNYPGASVYLNGTPLLEENWQQRGIHLVEENPDVAVQSFDTTLTYEKLDKICHYVRNGVPFIATHMDTNCPTEYGFMPDCGAMCRLITESTGIEPRFLGKPWKETVDMITEITGYHTEEIAFVGDRLYTDVATGVNNGAKGFLVLTGEATMQTVEESGTVPTCIYDSLGEMKNYL
- a CDS encoding RpiB/LacA/LacB family sugar-phosphate isomerase, whose amino-acid sequence is MKIVFGCDPNAAEFKEELMEYVKELGHEVTDFGSEDPIYANVAIKCAQAVAAKEFDRGIVVCGTGIGVSIAANKVKGAYAACIHDVYQAQRAELSNHANIITMGAQVVGIQLAKMMVKEYLSCTFDENGRSGDKVQRIVDFEKGA
- a CDS encoding transketolase C-terminal domain-containing protein, whose protein sequence is MSEVKKIATRVSYGEALVELGREHEDVVVLDADLAAATKTGTFKKAFPERFFDCGIAESNLMGVAAGIAAAGMVPFASSFAMFAAGRAFEQIRNSIGYPHLNVKIGATHAGISVGEDGATHQCNEDIALMRTIPGMTIISPADDVEAKAAVKAAYELEGPVYLRFGRLAVPVINDNPDYRFEIGKGVVLREGTDLTIVATGLCVSSALDAADLLAAEGISVRVINIHTIKPLDEEILIRAAEETGKIVTVEEHSVIGGLGGAVCEVLSEKHPAKIKRIGINDVYGESGPAAKLIEKYGLDGKGIYREIKTIL
- a CDS encoding sn-glycerol-1-phosphate dehydrogenase, whose amino-acid sequence is MNEILNMSINEMPRTEFDCSCGRHHNFSVHDMVIRKGAIEELPKVAAPFKNEKILVVFDQNTYKVAGQKAVELLKNDGFHLKELLFDSGDDILIPDESVVGRILQEQDPDVKLMIAVGSGVINDSVKYVTSRTGLPYIIVATAPSMDGYVADGAPLISAGYKYSYDAHLTYGLIGDTDILQTAPDDLIQAGFGDVVGKITAIVDWDLAVKANNDYRCDTCVELVNRALDKCFSKAAGLKTRDAEALGALLEALTLTGVAMALVNMSRPASGAEHMLSHFWEMDFIARGLNPNHHGIQVGVATPVIARFFEEMKDMLPEGTARLCPSHQEIEELLRKGGAPADPKEIGIERDLFHQSLLEGWKVRPRYSILQYAKEKGRLEEIAEKITKEIYG
- the rpe gene encoding ribulose-phosphate 3-epimerase; the protein is MKKVLAASVLSADFAELGKDVLEAVKAGVDYIHIDVMDGRFVPEISFGLPVVTSLRSLTDAVFDVHLMVEEPGRHIEKFAAAGADIICVHAEACVHLHRVVQQIRACGKKAAVALNPATSPETVRYLLSDLDMVLQMTVNPGYGGQKYITCCDRKIRMLRNMIEEEGLPVRVEVDGGVNPLNIGSIAECGADTFVAGSSIFEGNISENVRKLRNAM
- the fsa gene encoding fructose-6-phosphate aldolase, translated to MRFFIDTANVEDIKKANDMGVICGVTTNPSLIAKEGRDFKEVIAEIAGIVDGPISGEVKATTTDAEGMIAEGREIAKIHPNMVVKIPMTAEGLKACKALTAEGIKTNVTLVFHANQALLAARAGATYVSPFLGRLDDINVRGVDLIQEIAQIFKIAGIETQIIAASVRNPIHVTDCALAGADIATVPYKVIETMTKHPLTDAGIVKFQEDYRAVFGA
- a CDS encoding transketolase: MNRLELQKMANEVRKGIIESVHAAKAGHPGGSLSAAEIFTYLYFAEMNVNPECPKDPERDRFVLSKGHTAPGLYAALAQKGYFPVEDLLTLRQIGSHLQGHPCRQHTPGIDMSSGSLGQGISAACGMALAGKLQKKSYRVYTLLGDGELEEGQVWEAAMFAAAKKLDNLVVIVDNNGLQIDGPVEEVNSPYPIDKKFESFQFHVINVADGNDFAQLEAAFREARETRGVPTAIIAKTVKGKGVSFMENQVSWHGTAPDDGQYETAMEELKKAGEALCQK
- the rpiB gene encoding ribose 5-phosphate isomerase B gives rise to the protein MAKVIGIGNDHAAVELKQEIQKFLEEKGCRVINYGTDTTESCDYPVYGARVGRAVAEGEVDAGVLICGTGAGISIAANKVKGVRAVVCSEPVTARLTKEHNNTNIIAFGARIVGAETAKAIVTAWLEAEYEGNGRHEKRVGMIHDIEG
- a CDS encoding FGGY-family carbohydrate kinase — translated: MAKYLMGIDAGTGSVRVALFDLRGQNRAYDIQEYATTYPRNGWAEQDDRGWWEALKKAIPECIKKAGVDVEDIVALTCDATTNTIVFLDENDETVRTPILWMDVRATEEAAEIDRLGDKYAATRFYKPNSRADIMVPKCMWMKKHEPENWAKTKTLFEFEDWMNWKLTGKKTVCMSIAAFRWHYDDANGGYPLDFYHACGLDDMVEKFPEEILRVGEVIGPVSPEAAREFGLSEKTIVVQGTADCNACMFGVGGVKPNGMTLIGGTSTCLLGLSPEDFHEAGVNGTYPNCMYEGTSLLEGGQTAAGSILTWFRNNLLPGSWMEEAINREMNIYDLISEKASEVPIGSEGLVMMDYFQGNRAPYSDSKARGMFWGLSIGTTTAHMARAVFEGVAYGANHCIVSMKNAGYEVNEIYACGGLATSPFWMQMHADIIGVPMYTTVENQSAGCLGDCMIAGVGAGIFKDFEEAAEKMVRIDRKYIPNEEAHKEYQFYMERYMETWPQMKTVVHKTVEHNSLAQAG